One window of Nostoc sp. C052 genomic DNA carries:
- a CDS encoding Uma2 family endonuclease, producing MTQALPKIVTFGEFITWYPENSRVRYELHNGEIVEMSQPTGKLERIKGFSTAELTLEFRRLNLPYFIPNQAIVKPPERESGYFPDVLILNDVALVDEPFWEKSSTVTKGTSIPLVIEVVSTNCRDDYYLKLADYEEMGIPEYWIVDYAALAARKFIGNPKQPTISVYQLIDGEYQVSQFMGSERIISPSFSELILTAEQIFNAGQ from the coding sequence ATGACCCAAGCCTTACCAAAAATAGTTACCTTTGGCGAATTTATCACCTGGTATCCTGAAAACTCTAGGGTACGCTATGAATTGCACAATGGGGAAATTGTTGAAATGTCACAGCCTACAGGGAAACTTGAAAGGATAAAAGGATTTTCGACGGCTGAATTGACTTTAGAGTTTAGACGATTAAATCTCCCCTACTTTATTCCCAATCAAGCAATTGTGAAACCACCAGAAAGAGAATCAGGTTATTTCCCTGATGTATTAATACTAAATGACGTTGCTTTAGTTGATGAACCTTTTTGGGAAAAGTCTTCTACTGTTACTAAGGGTACATCAATTCCTTTAGTTATTGAGGTTGTCAGTACCAATTGTCGCGATGATTATTATCTGAAACTTGCTGATTATGAAGAAATGGGTATACCCGAATATTGGATTGTTGACTATGCAGCATTGGCAGCTAGGAAGTTTATTGGTAATCCCAAACAACCCACTATTTCAGTTTATCAACTAATTGACGGAGAATACCAAGTTAGTCAGTTTATGGGTAGCGAACGTATTATATCTCCTAGTTTCTCTGAGTTAATTTTGACAGCAGAACAAATTTTCAACGCTGGTCAATAA
- a CDS encoding alpha/beta fold hydrolase: MTISEVELKPCFLTPERVQPEYPLLVYLPGMDGTGQLLRSQTAGLETGFDVRSLALPRKDLNTWDMLTKSVLDLIDAELEKSSQRPVYLCGESFGGCLAMKVAIQAPHLFKRIILINPASSFHLRPWLSWASQLTYLVPSGLYDVGALGLLPFLASLPRISRSDRHDLLKTMRSVPAETVLWRLSLLREFHVDEEQLGNLTQPVLLIAGGSDRLLPSVTEVKRIANILPNNKVVVLPNCGHACLLEKDTNLYEILNNNEFLERKADTSRVKK; encoded by the coding sequence ATGACTATTTCTGAAGTTGAGCTAAAGCCTTGTTTCCTGACTCCTGAACGAGTACAGCCAGAGTATCCGCTATTGGTATATTTACCAGGAATGGATGGAACAGGTCAACTATTGCGATCGCAAACTGCGGGATTAGAAACTGGCTTTGATGTGCGCTCTTTGGCGCTCCCCCGGAAAGACCTTAACACTTGGGATATGCTAACGAAGAGTGTATTGGACTTGATCGACGCCGAATTAGAAAAAAGCTCTCAGAGGCCAGTTTACCTGTGTGGTGAGTCCTTTGGTGGTTGCTTGGCAATGAAAGTAGCAATCCAAGCACCTCATTTATTTAAACGAATCATTTTAATTAACCCAGCTTCATCCTTTCATCTCCGCCCTTGGTTAAGTTGGGCATCTCAACTAACTTACTTAGTGCCATCAGGATTGTATGATGTTGGCGCACTGGGATTATTACCATTTTTAGCATCTTTGCCACGCATTTCTCGCAGCGATCGCCACGATTTGCTGAAAACTATGCGTTCTGTCCCAGCTGAAACGGTTCTTTGGCGGTTGTCTTTGCTACGAGAGTTTCATGTTGATGAGGAACAGTTAGGTAATTTGACTCAACCAGTTTTGTTAATTGCTGGTGGTAGCGATCGCCTTTTACCTTCCGTAACTGAAGTAAAGCGTATAGCAAATATTTTACCAAATAACAAGGTTGTGGTATTGCCAAATTGTGGACACGCTTGCTTGCTAGAAAAAGATACTAATCTCTACGAAATTCTTAATAATAACGAATTTTTAGAAAGGAAAGCTGATACAAGTAGAGTTAAGAAGTAA
- a CDS encoding 1-acyl-sn-glycerol-3-phosphate acyltransferase produces MNRNSPLEISRALVAALSTQMFRYYEDRIPQDASVLVVSNHRSFMDALILMAALSSPIRFACHHYMGQVPVMREIVTGQLGCFPLEDTQNRQQSFFSQSQVLLQSKQMVGVFPEGTEPMVKFTQPNHLGEFQRGFAHLALRADVQDLAILPIAIASLEEVNTSGFPLKLLSVFDPSEPLFNQGGWHPLVIYRRVAVLIGRPYWITPQYHQKYHGKQARTVVAELTEHCHSEIGNLLRQGCY; encoded by the coding sequence ATGAATCGAAATAGCCCCCTAGAGATTTCTCGCGCTTTGGTGGCGGCACTTTCAACGCAAATGTTTCGCTATTATGAGGATCGCATTCCCCAGGATGCCAGCGTGTTGGTAGTCAGCAATCACCGCAGCTTTATGGATGCACTGATTTTAATGGCAGCGTTATCGAGTCCGATTCGCTTTGCTTGCCATCACTATATGGGACAAGTGCCAGTCATGCGGGAGATTGTCACCGGTCAATTGGGGTGTTTTCCCTTGGAGGATACTCAAAACCGCCAGCAAAGCTTTTTTTCACAGTCGCAGGTGCTATTGCAGTCCAAGCAGATGGTGGGAGTATTCCCAGAAGGGACTGAACCAATGGTGAAATTTACTCAACCAAATCATCTAGGTGAGTTTCAGCGGGGATTTGCTCATTTGGCATTACGAGCTGATGTACAGGATTTAGCTATTTTACCGATCGCGATCGCCTCTTTAGAAGAAGTCAACACTTCTGGCTTCCCCTTAAAGCTTTTGAGTGTATTTGATCCTTCAGAACCCTTATTTAACCAAGGTGGTTGGCATCCTTTGGTAATTTATCGCCGGGTTGCGGTCTTAATCGGTCGTCCTTATTGGATTACGCCCCAATATCATCAAAAATATCATGGCAAACAAGCTAGAACTGTTGTGGCTGAACTGACAGAACACTGTCATAGTGAAATTGGCAATTTACTGCGTCAAGGTTGCTATTAG